The genomic DNA GTGTATAAGTCTACTATACATATGAAGAAGGGACAAAGAAAGGAGTTTCCAATGAATAATACCTTGGAAATAACTTGATAAATAGTTGGTGTATGAATGACAGCATTACTATTGTTACTGTAATTTGGCTGTTGAAGATTCTACATCTTTGCTAGCAATGAGCTCATCGTCTTCTCCGATGCTTCTGCTTCGGATTGATCGCCTCCTCGTGTTTAAGATGTATATATGTGCCTCTTTTTCTCATTCTTGTTCTTTCTCAATTGCATACCTACAATCTTATTTATGCCTTTTGCAGGCCCCACTTCATAGATTTACACATCTTGGCGTCACCTAATAAGGCTAATATTGTTGGCGAAAGATTTGTTTTATTCTTCGACTGATATTAGCGTGTTCAAATATACCTGTGCTTGATAGTTCTTTACTATCTGCATTGTAATTTTTTTCAGTTGGACTCTTAACAAGAAATGGAGAACCCGAAAAGATTGAGCAGAACAAATTCAAAAGCAGCGCGGAGTGGGTATGAACCGTCTGACACGGAGACTGAATGGCAGGAGGACACCCCTGGGGATGATCATGACAAGATAAATGGGGATGAAGATTTTCAAGTTTCAAATACAGGTGCTGATCAAGCAAGGAATTTCAGTTCGCTAAGACTTGGAAGACTCACTGCAAAGTTTGAACAAGAAGTTTCTTCTCCTGTTTCTTCGAAAGCAAGTCAGGTTCTAAGAAGGCATAGTAAATCTCCATACAAGCCACAAAGAGATGAGGGTAATGCACTCCCTCTTCCTCCAGCTCGTAGAACTATTAGTCCCTTATCGTCTAGACCTACTTCTGAACTTCGTAAGAATGTTAGTCCATTTGCAAGAACTGAAGTTCGTAGCAATAATGTCAGTCCATTTGCAAGAACTGAAGTTCGTAGCAATAATGTTAGTCCCTTTGCTAGAACTGAAGTTCGTAAAAATGCAAGTCCTTTTGCAAAAACTGAAAATCGTAATAATGTTAGTCCCTTTGCAAAAACTGAAATCCGTAACAATGTTAGTCCTTTCGCGAAAACTGAGCATAGGAGGCATGTTTCTCCTTATAAATCTGTCAGAGAGAATCATGGTTTTAGGACTGATTCAATGGGTAGTTTAGATAGAAAGCAAATCCCTAGAGATGTGAATGATCACACAGGCAGGGGAACTGGTAAGGTGAACAACTATAGCCATAGATCAGCTTCTGCTCCGAGACCAAGAGACGAAGATCAGCATATCAAACACAATTATGCAGAGCAGAAGAAACAAGGCCGAACACCCTCCCCATTAGCAAGAAATCCCTCTCCATTAGCAAGAAATTCCTCACTAAAAGATAGGGAAGCAAGCAATAAAAATACTCCATCAGTTGGTGAAATTAATGAAATCCTGGCAAATGCAAAGATATCAAGAGGCCTGGTTAATGGTCCAGTTATGGATAGCACAGACTCCATTTCACCAGGTGATATATTCTTTTCTCATGAATATGGAGCTGTGACAATGCAAAAGATCATCTTCCCCAAGAATGGCGGCTTTGAAGGCAGCCTCAGCCCAAAACCACAGAGGCCAATGGAAAATTTGCATAGTCCTCGTCAACGTAACAAAACAAATGGAACGTCTAATGTTAATTTTCAAAGGAATCCATCTAGCAATGGTTTAACACGAAAGAGTTCGTCAGTTACTAGTTCTGCTGTAAGCAGGCAGAGTAGTAATTTGAGTGATGCTAGCGAAAGGACGAATGGTACTGCAATGAAATTTGCAGTTAACAGAAAAAAGAAACAGACAGACACATGGTTTCCTTGCATTTCAGGATCTTGCCGGACCTCAAAGAAACCACCACAAGGAGAGAGAGCCTTTGATGAAGCCTCATTTATTGAAAAGGCTTTTGTTGTTGAAAGCCTAAGACAG from Apium graveolens cultivar Ventura chromosome 5, ASM990537v1, whole genome shotgun sequence includes the following:
- the LOC141661466 gene encoding uncharacterized protein LOC141661466, which translates into the protein MENPKRLSRTNSKAARSGYEPSDTETEWQEDTPGDDHDKINGDEDFQVSNTGADQARNFSSLRLGRLTAKFEQEVSSPVSSKASQVLRRHSKSPYKPQRDEGNALPLPPARRTISPLSSRPTSELRKNVSPFARTEVRSNNVSPFARTEVRSNNVSPFARTEVRKNASPFAKTENRNNVSPFAKTEIRNNVSPFAKTEHRRHVSPYKSVRENHGFRTDSMGSLDRKQIPRDVNDHTGRGTGKVNNYSHRSASAPRPRDEDQHIKHNYAEQKKQGRTPSPLARNPSPLARNSSLKDREASNKNTPSVGEINEILANAKISRGLVNGPVMDSTDSISPGDIFFSHEYGAVTMQKIIFPKNGGFEGSLSPKPQRPMENLHSPRQRNKTNGTSNVNFQRNPSSNGLTRKSSSVTSSAVSRQSSNLSDASERTNGTAMKFAVNRKKKQTDTWFPCISGSCRTSKKPPQGERAFDEASFIEKAFVVESLRQFWADKHQPASLNGFACRKHEAQLLKKLVDQDISPHILLKGPPGSGKKALTMAYLREIYGDPASNITHERRYFQVQETRSMQVSVPVTFSAHHVELNVHKEPNAKYALMALIKQISNNHSVTPEISNVNLKADYTVMVLYDVDKAEENIQHLIKWIMDCYTDVCKLVLCCEDDLDLLESVKTRCKIIKVDAPVTHEIMEVLLQIAVKENFEISMSFAAKISTKAKQNLRRAIMALEACKAHNYPFAEDQPIPMGWEEVVVDLAAEILADPTPNRLLNVRGKLQRLLVDFVHPKLILQKLIEEFLKVVGANLKRELYYWHGYYDKRLPMGTTAVLKLEEFVAKFMSIHRKSSSNN